A genomic window from Desulfobulbaceae bacterium includes:
- a CDS encoding type II toxin-antitoxin system PemK/MazF family toxin yields MKRGDIWWAEPPEPVGSGPGYKRPLLIVQSNEFNKSKINTIIAVVITSNLRLVAAPGNILLSSKSSKLPKESVINISQVITIDKALLTEKVHHLPNNIIDQVDEGLKLVLKL; encoded by the coding sequence ATAAAACGCGGGGATATCTGGTGGGCCGAACCCCCTGAGCCTGTTGGTTCAGGGCCGGGCTACAAAAGACCACTACTCATAGTCCAATCAAACGAATTCAACAAAAGCAAAATAAACACAATAATTGCCGTTGTAATTACCTCAAACCTACGCTTAGTGGCAGCCCCCGGGAATATACTTTTATCCAGTAAAAGCTCTAAATTGCCCAAAGAAAGCGTTATTAACATTTCTCAAGTTATTACCATCGACAAAGCATTATTAACTGAAAAAGTTCACCATCTACCCAACAATATCATAGACCAAGTCGACGAGGGCTTGAAGCTGGTTCTCAAGCTATAA
- a CDS encoding radical SAM protein has translation MQTYNLEFSEEEIKKAVAANRLLSMEIEFSRRCNFRCSYCYVPTKEELEQELSREELRDVILQAKGLGAGKIIILGGEPSIYPHLQEMINFIKKEGLDIEMFTNGSGITPELANFLAANKVRVVLKQNSQDEALQDRLAGKNGAFQIIQQALANLKLAGYPSSDAFLAISTIICQQNIDELPQMWKWLRDQNIEPYFEVITPQGNAKQNTWLEVSPNELKKIFTKLAEIDRDIYGRDWDPQPPLAGNKCMRHQVSCVVTATGNVMPCVGVTIAIGNIRQQPLAAILKNSEVVNNLKNFREMIKGECRTCDKAAECYGCRGAAYQLTGDYLAADPTCWRNSSCKNPG, from the coding sequence ATGCAAACATATAATCTTGAGTTTTCTGAAGAAGAGATCAAAAAGGCTGTCGCCGCCAACCGGCTTTTATCTATGGAGATTGAGTTCAGCCGACGCTGTAATTTTCGTTGTTCGTACTGTTATGTCCCAACTAAAGAGGAGCTGGAACAAGAACTCTCCAGGGAAGAGTTGAGGGATGTTATACTTCAGGCCAAAGGCCTGGGCGCTGGAAAAATTATCATCCTTGGCGGTGAGCCAAGTATCTACCCCCATCTTCAAGAGATGATCAATTTCATCAAAAAAGAGGGGCTGGACATTGAAATGTTCACCAACGGCAGTGGCATTACCCCTGAGCTGGCCAACTTCCTGGCCGCCAACAAGGTCAGGGTCGTTTTAAAGCAAAACTCCCAGGATGAGGCCCTCCAAGACCGCCTGGCCGGAAAAAATGGGGCTTTTCAGATTATCCAGCAGGCCCTTGCCAACTTGAAACTGGCCGGTTACCCATCAAGTGATGCCTTCTTGGCCATCAGCACCATAATCTGTCAGCAAAATATCGATGAATTACCCCAAATGTGGAAATGGCTGCGGGACCAGAATATTGAGCCGTATTTTGAGGTAATTACCCCACAGGGCAACGCCAAACAGAACACCTGGCTCGAAGTTTCCCCCAACGAGCTTAAAAAAATATTTACCAAGCTGGCCGAAATAGACCGTGATATCTATGGTCGAGATTGGGACCCACAACCGCCCCTGGCCGGCAACAAATGCATGCGCCATCAAGTCTCCTGTGTAGTAACCGCCACCGGCAATGTCATGCCCTGTGTCGGTGTCACCATCGCTATTGGCAATATTCGTCAGCAACCGTTGGCTGCTATACTGAAAAACAGTGAGGTTGTGAACAATCTGAAAAATTTTCGGGAGATGATTAAAGGCGAGTGCCGCACCTGTGACAAAGCCGCCGAATGCTATGGTTGCCGGGGCGCAGCCTACCAGCTTACCGGTGATTATCTGGCCGCCGATCCAACGTGTTGGCGAAATTCATCTTGTAAGAATCCAGGCTAG
- a CDS encoding cobalamin-dependent protein (Presence of a B(12) (cobalamin)-binding domain implies dependence on cobalamin itself, in one of its several forms, or in some unusual lineages, dependence on a cobalamin-like analog.) encodes MKVILISMPDVVPLIIHESAIHMPNHGIASVAGNIDTEHDVYLIDLIRKRRSIKKYLTKTLVRIKPDLVGLSAMAWQYETCIKIARLVKRILPDVKIVIGGYHATLMYEEISAAAESECIDFMVRGEGEEVCRRLVNALDGRDTLADIPALSYRENGQFIHNPRGENLDLSTLKLPVRDKRRLTWGYHITYNKIELLETSRGCTRTCNFCSMKHMYGRSFRAFPIDRVLKDLDDIYYNRKTRWAFVVDDNMVLNPSRVIELCDAIIAQNYKNLNLVVQADCVSMSRNEAMVKKMAEAGFKSVFLGIENASKKNLTTAGKGDICEASRKAIENCHKYGMMVVGGLIFGFPEDDEDSIVENYSFLKSIKADAAYCQILTPYPKTEMREHLIGEGLVTNTTDFSKYNGLWANVKTKHLDTALLQYLFWYHRQMVLGWWNPSKEAQEHGKGWTSIWRYLFKPVMKLYYGRMLKKHGWQGRYEKEVARWTKMNQFTELDEQ; translated from the coding sequence ATGAAAGTTATCCTGATCTCCATGCCGGACGTTGTCCCGCTGATCATTCACGAATCGGCAATCCACATGCCAAATCATGGGATTGCCAGTGTGGCAGGGAATATCGACACAGAGCATGATGTCTATCTTATCGATCTTATTCGCAAAAGACGTTCAATAAAAAAATATCTCACCAAAACCTTGGTACGTATCAAGCCGGATCTTGTGGGGCTCTCGGCCATGGCCTGGCAGTATGAGACCTGCATAAAAATCGCCAGACTGGTAAAACGTATATTGCCCGATGTTAAAATTGTGATCGGCGGCTATCACGCTACCCTTATGTATGAAGAGATCAGTGCCGCGGCAGAATCTGAATGTATTGATTTCATGGTGCGAGGTGAAGGAGAAGAGGTTTGCCGCCGCTTGGTTAATGCCTTAGATGGTCGTGATACTCTGGCTGATATCCCGGCGCTGTCTTACCGAGAAAATGGTCAGTTTATTCATAATCCTCGGGGGGAAAATCTTGATTTGAGCACCCTGAAACTGCCGGTGCGAGACAAGCGCAGGCTTACCTGGGGCTATCATATAACCTACAACAAAATTGAACTTCTTGAGACATCCAGAGGGTGCACTCGAACGTGCAATTTTTGCAGTATGAAACATATGTATGGCCGATCATTCAGAGCCTTCCCAATTGACCGTGTGCTCAAAGATCTTGATGACATCTACTACAACCGAAAAACGCGGTGGGCTTTCGTTGTCGATGACAATATGGTTCTTAACCCAAGCCGAGTCATCGAACTTTGCGATGCTATTATCGCCCAGAACTATAAAAATCTGAACCTGGTTGTGCAGGCGGATTGTGTTTCAATGTCTAGAAATGAGGCAATGGTCAAGAAAATGGCCGAAGCAGGCTTCAAATCGGTATTTCTTGGTATTGAAAACGCTTCAAAGAAGAATTTAACGACAGCAGGAAAAGGTGATATCTGCGAGGCATCTCGAAAGGCTATTGAGAATTGCCATAAATACGGCATGATGGTTGTTGGAGGTTTAATCTTCGGTTTTCCCGAGGACGATGAAGACTCCATCGTCGAAAACTACTCATTTTTAAAATCTATAAAGGCAGATGCTGCCTATTGCCAAATCCTGACCCCGTATCCCAAAACAGAGATGAGAGAGCATCTTATTGGTGAAGGGCTCGTCACCAATACGACTGACTTCAGCAAATATAACGGCTTATGGGCCAATGTGAAGACCAAACACTTAGACACCGCCCTGCTGCAATATCTTTTCTGGTACCATCGGCAAATGGTTCTTGGCTGGTGGAATCCTTCCAAAGAAGCCCAAGAGCACGGTAAAGGATGGACTTCTATCTGGCGATACCTTTTTAAGCCTGTTATGAAATTGTATTATGGTCGGATGCTGAAGAAGCACGGTTGGCAGGGAAGATACGAGAAAGAAGTAGCACGCTGGACAAAGATGAACCAATTCACAGAACTTGATGAGCAATAA
- a CDS encoding 1-acyl-sn-glycerol-3-phosphate acyltransferase yields the protein MAVPKPTNVPLPRFGTQLVDLVVTLILWAYFIFGFLFFFVLLYLIAYLFSKNRELAFQRLHHIYYRVFFKLAKAIIPRHSWHIDTDILKIRSSVIICNHVSYLDPLIMISLFERHKTIVKTRFFHVPIFSWLMKTAGYLPSTTDEKFSYQMINQIEQMAEYLRQGGNLIIFPEGTRNSAEQIGPLNNGALKIARL from the coding sequence ATGGCAGTCCCGAAACCAACTAATGTTCCTTTGCCCAGATTTGGCACGCAATTGGTTGATCTTGTTGTAACCCTGATTCTCTGGGCCTATTTTATTTTTGGCTTTCTCTTCTTTTTCGTTCTGTTGTACTTGATTGCCTATCTGTTTTCCAAAAATCGAGAACTCGCTTTTCAGCGTTTGCACCATATTTATTACAGAGTTTTTTTTAAGCTGGCAAAGGCCATTATTCCAAGACATTCATGGCATATCGACACGGATATCCTAAAGATCAGATCCTCGGTTATTATCTGCAATCATGTTTCCTATCTGGATCCTCTGATTATGATCTCCCTGTTTGAGCGGCATAAAACCATTGTCAAAACCAGGTTCTTTCATGTGCCGATCTTTAGCTGGCTTATGAAAACGGCGGGTTATTTGCCTTCAACGACCGACGAAAAATTCTCCTACCAGATGATCAACCAGATTGAACAGATGGCTGAGTATTTGAGGCAAGGCGGTAATCTTATTATTTTCCCTGAAGGGACTAGAAACAGCGCCGAACAGATTGGCCCGTTGAACAACGGGGCACTTAAAATTGCCAGACTCTGA